One part of the Vicia villosa cultivar HV-30 ecotype Madison, WI linkage group LG6, Vvil1.0, whole genome shotgun sequence genome encodes these proteins:
- the LOC131614877 gene encoding uncharacterized protein LOC131614877 produces MENWRKDQGISNHQVGHWKSSSLETHLDNRHMNMHSNGMNWVDYAIKEAFDDEKFRFWADNNGFTCNIPLPDPNMYVNDPHHNQDLDREVEARDNMKKRGHEALIIDNSHRLKQSFTGLGWGLGPTGWEDDNKGVIKSPEPSYVAEGWRSKEYTGGELHDMYQARNSGNRNWGTWEGNNISTENSMSWSKNDAYQHDNNECLVRHYVSMLPTEKLLRQKLLLLCGINSITPLARSLMSNVVD; encoded by the exons ATGGAAAATTGGAGAAAAGACCAAGGGATCAGTAATCATCAAGTGGGTCATTGGAAATCCTCATCATTGGAGACACATTTGG ATAACCGGCATATGAATATGCATTCCAATGGGATGAACTGGGTAGACTATGCTATCAAAGAGGCATTTGACGATGAAAAATTCAGGTTTTGGGCTGACAACAACGGCTTTACCTGCAACATTCCATTGCCCGATCCCAACATGTACGTTAACGATCCACATCACAATCAAGATTTGGATAGAGAAGTAGAGGCAAGAGATAACATGAAAAAAAGGGGCCACGAGGCTTTGATTATCGATAATTCTCATCGTTTGAAACAGTCCTTCACAGGTCTTGGATGGGGACTCGGACCTACTGGATGGGAGGATGATAACAAAGGAGTAATAAAATCTCCCGAACCAAGCTATGTTGCTGAAGGATGGAGATCAAAGGAGTACACTGGTGGTGAGTTGCATGACATGTATCAAGCAAGAAATAGTGGGAACAGAAATTGGGGAACATGGGAAGGAAATAACATAAGCACAGAAAATAGCATGTCATGGTCTAAGAACGATGCATATCAGCATGATAATAATGA GTGTCTAGTTCGACACTATGTATCAATGCTTCCTACTGAAAAACTCCTCCGACAAAAACTACTATTGCTTTGTGGAAT AAATTCTATTACACCTTTGGCCAGATCACTAATGAGTAATGTGGTAGATTAG
- the LOC131614878 gene encoding uncharacterized protein LOC131614878, producing MASCWRKNQGISNRQGGNRRSSSYYGKPPLDNRFSTVPLWEKKFCTTVGAVPWGRLLEGKRYMESHSDVMKWDDSAAKQAFHDAKNRFWADINGFHCDIPLPDPDMYIDEVDWDACVDQELYLDLDREEEARDKIIEKSQEETVIVDNYLGNWELTPTGWGDEEEEVTKPQEPSYGAEGWRSSNHENQENNETNSWEQNDFQRWIPKEQYGGELHEKYQAPNVENKNWGGYNKKRENNISWSKNQAYQHCNNDYKLKKGRGYGGRGGGGRERKGNYTYVAKVATPNSR from the exons ATGGCTAGCTGCTGGAGAAAAAACCAAGGGATCAGTAATCGCCAAGGGGGTAACAGGAGATCTTCATCTTATTACGGAAAACCACCTTTGG ATAATAGGTTTTCAACAGTACCTttatgggaaaagaagttttgtACTACTGTTGGTGCAGTTCCATGGGGAAGGCTGTTAGAAGGCAAGAGGTATATGGAGTCGCATTCCGATGTGATGAAGTGGGATGACTCTGCCGCCAAACAGGCTTTCCACGATGCAAAAAACAGGTTTTGGGCTGACATCAACGGCTTTCACTGCGACATTCCGTTGCCTGATCCAGACATGTACATTGACGAAGTAGATTGGGATGCATGTGTTGATCAAGAACTCTATTTGGATTTGGATAGAGAAGAAGAGGCCAGAgataaaataatagaaaagagCCAGGAGGAGACTGTGATTGTCGACAATTATCTTGGTAATTGGGAACTCACACCTACTGGATGGGGGGACGAGGAGGAAGAAGTAACAAAACCTCAAGAACCAAGTTATGGTGCTGAGGGATGGAGATCAAGCAACCATGAAAACCAAGAAAATAATGAAACAAACTCTTGGGAACAGAATGATTTTCAAAGGTGGATTCCAAAGGAACAGTATGGTGGCGAGCTGCATGAAAAATATCAAGCACCAAATGTCGAGAACAAAAATTGGGGAGGATATAACAAAAAGAGAGAGAATAACATATCATGGTCTAAGAACCAAGCATATCAGCATTGTAACAATGATTATAAGTTGAAAAAAGGAAGAGGATATggaggaagaggaggaggaggTAGAGAAAGAAAGGGAAACTATACTTATGTAGCCAAGGTAGCTACTCCCAATTCACGGTAA